In the genome of Leeuwenhoekiella sp. MAR_2009_132, one region contains:
- a CDS encoding sodium:solute symporter family protein — protein MLQGWDIVIILIYLTGTIVIGLALRKRAQKSKDDYLMGGKSLPWYMLGLSNASGMFDISGTMWLVTLTFVYGFKSIWIPWLWPVFNQVFLMVYLSVWLRRSNVTTGAEWILFRFDSGKGGRRSHTIIVIFAILSCLGFLAYGFIGLGKFVEIFIPWEIVSNYVPFNVPPNYIPHFYGIIFTLFAVFYSVLGGMSGIVWTDVLQYTVMTISSVAIAVIAWQAMGSNELNVPDGWMNPFFDWNLNMDWTGIIDEVNTKIASDGYSLFTIFFMLMLFKGILASIAGPAPNYDMQKILSTKSPLEAAKMSAFSLAALIPTRYLMVGGFSVLAILFYDDLDLYTAGILDFEKILPAAIEQFIPVGLLGLLLAGLLAAFMSTFAGTLNAAQAYLVNDIYLKHYNPEASHDKVKQMNYSSGIVVVIISIILGFFIQDVNSILQWIVSALYGSYVVSNVLKWHWWRFNGEGYFWGMLSGMIPAMIFPIFTDTLDLYYFPIILLISIAGSILGTYSAPPTNERVLMDFYKKTKPWGFWKPIYKQIKKEDPQFSRNKGFTRDMFNVVLGTVAQTLLVIIPLYLILHKNISLIVSVLILVVCVVILKRTWWDKIKTENNISNN, from the coding sequence ATGTTACAAGGTTGGGATATCGTTATAATCTTAATTTATCTTACGGGTACCATAGTAATTGGCCTGGCCCTGCGTAAGCGTGCGCAAAAGAGTAAAGATGACTACTTAATGGGCGGCAAAAGCTTGCCCTGGTATATGTTAGGCCTTTCTAATGCTTCGGGTATGTTTGACATATCTGGTACGATGTGGTTGGTAACACTAACCTTTGTCTACGGCTTTAAAAGTATCTGGATCCCTTGGTTATGGCCGGTTTTTAATCAGGTTTTTCTAATGGTTTATCTCTCCGTTTGGCTGAGACGGTCTAATGTTACTACCGGGGCAGAATGGATTTTGTTTCGATTTGATAGTGGTAAAGGTGGAAGAAGATCCCATACCATCATAGTTATTTTTGCCATATTAAGTTGCCTCGGCTTTCTAGCATATGGCTTTATTGGACTGGGAAAATTTGTTGAAATCTTTATCCCTTGGGAAATCGTTTCTAATTACGTCCCTTTTAACGTTCCGCCTAACTATATTCCTCACTTCTATGGTATTATTTTTACATTATTTGCGGTATTTTATTCCGTTTTAGGAGGAATGTCTGGTATCGTGTGGACAGACGTACTTCAATATACGGTGATGACCATATCATCTGTAGCCATTGCTGTAATCGCCTGGCAAGCCATGGGTTCAAACGAGTTAAATGTTCCAGATGGCTGGATGAACCCCTTCTTTGACTGGAACTTGAATATGGATTGGACCGGAATAATAGATGAAGTAAATACTAAAATCGCTTCAGACGGATACTCTTTATTTACCATTTTCTTTATGCTCATGCTGTTTAAAGGTATTTTGGCAAGTATTGCCGGACCCGCACCCAACTACGATATGCAAAAAATTCTCTCCACAAAATCTCCCCTAGAAGCTGCTAAAATGAGTGCCTTTTCGTTAGCGGCACTAATTCCTACCCGTTACCTAATGGTTGGTGGCTTCTCTGTACTGGCTATTTTATTTTACGACGACCTTGATCTTTATACAGCTGGAATTCTTGATTTTGAAAAAATACTTCCGGCTGCAATTGAGCAATTTATTCCTGTAGGCTTATTAGGTTTGTTACTGGCGGGCTTGCTTGCCGCTTTCATGTCTACGTTTGCCGGTACGTTAAATGCCGCTCAGGCTTATCTGGTAAATGATATTTATTTAAAGCATTACAATCCGGAAGCTAGCCATGATAAGGTAAAACAAATGAATTACAGTAGCGGCATTGTTGTGGTGATCATCAGTATTATACTCGGTTTTTTTATTCAGGATGTGAATTCTATTCTACAGTGGATTGTTTCTGCACTTTACGGTAGTTATGTAGTGTCTAACGTTTTAAAATGGCACTGGTGGAGATTTAATGGGGAAGGCTATTTCTGGGGAATGCTTTCAGGAATGATTCCGGCAATGATTTTTCCAATTTTTACAGACACCCTTGACCTCTATTACTTCCCTATAATACTCCTGATTTCTATAGCGGGAAGTATTTTAGGAACCTATTCAGCGCCTCCTACAAACGAGCGGGTACTTATGGATTTCTATAAAAAAACAAAACCGTGGGGATTCTGGAAACCCATTTACAAGCAGATTAAAAAAGAAGATCCTCAATTTTCCAGAAATAAAGGTTTTACGAGAGATATGTTTAACGTGGTTTTAGGTACTGTAGCACAAACCTTACTCGTAATAATCCCACTCTATCTCATTTTACATAAAAACATATCTCTAATCGTATCGGTTTTAATATTGGTAGTATGTGTGGTAATCTTAAAACGCACGTGGTGGGATAAAATTAAAACTGAAAATAATATTAGCAACAATTGA
- a CDS encoding glycoside hydrolase family 26 protein, producing the protein MQLADKNAELQTKILFERIREIPNKGIAFGQQDATMYGINWKMKTATSKLKSDIKEVSGKMPAIHGFDLGHIELGASSNLDTVSFDLIKNHVRKLNKKGAIITFSWHADNPKSMGTSWDTTSVVKTILKGGSERSKYESWVARLSTFFKSLKTSKGTPIPVVFRPFHEMNGNWFWWGEGNCTPEEYKELWRETFYLLKQNGVTNLLYAYAPNIMQSSEEFDLYYPGDDFVDILGVDIYNYGGREAFINNIQKNLAILKEKAIQKNKPFALTETGNVNSGSEPNWWTKSLYPGIENSGAAWVLLWRNARLDHYFSVYPEDISVPDFKEFARLDELLFLKKIKKINY; encoded by the coding sequence TTGCAATTAGCTGATAAGAATGCAGAGTTACAAACTAAAATCCTTTTTGAAAGAATTCGCGAGATACCCAATAAAGGGATCGCATTTGGTCAGCAAGACGCAACTATGTACGGTATAAACTGGAAAATGAAAACAGCAACTTCTAAGCTAAAGAGTGATATTAAAGAGGTTAGTGGCAAAATGCCTGCAATTCATGGATTTGATTTGGGACATATAGAATTAGGTGCCTCTTCAAACCTAGATACAGTATCTTTTGATCTTATAAAAAATCACGTTAGAAAATTAAATAAAAAAGGCGCGATTATAACGTTTAGCTGGCACGCAGACAATCCTAAATCAATGGGTACATCTTGGGACACTACTTCGGTAGTTAAAACAATACTCAAAGGCGGCTCAGAACGCTCAAAATATGAAAGTTGGGTAGCCAGACTCTCCACTTTTTTTAAATCGTTAAAGACATCTAAAGGAACTCCTATTCCAGTTGTATTTAGACCTTTTCATGAAATGAATGGTAATTGGTTTTGGTGGGGAGAAGGTAACTGTACTCCAGAAGAATATAAAGAATTATGGCGCGAAACGTTTTATTTATTAAAGCAAAACGGAGTGACAAATCTACTGTATGCTTATGCCCCTAATATTATGCAATCTTCCGAAGAGTTTGATTTGTACTATCCCGGCGATGATTTTGTTGACATTCTGGGTGTTGATATCTATAACTATGGTGGTAGGGAAGCTTTTATAAATAACATTCAAAAAAACCTTGCTATCCTCAAAGAAAAAGCTATTCAAAAAAATAAGCCTTTTGCGTTAACAGAAACCGGAAATGTTAATTCAGGATCTGAACCTAACTGGTGGACGAAAAGTTTATACCCGGGCATTGAGAACAGTGGTGCAGCTTGGGTTCTTCTGTGGAGAAATGCAAGATTAGATCATTATTTTTCTGTGTATCCCGAAGATATTTCAGTACCAGATTTTAAAGAATTTGCAAGGCTTGATGAGCTCCTATTTTTGAAAAAAATAAAAAAAATTAACTACTAA